The Manihot esculenta cultivar AM560-2 chromosome 11, M.esculenta_v8, whole genome shotgun sequence genome includes a region encoding these proteins:
- the LOC110607517 gene encoding uncharacterized protein LOC110607517, with protein MTIKELETQFQQLSANLAEQSTIMKQVVENQQRSTKRMEDLESKFTLLMDQISQNRDSPAAVTVNTIASGSEIQSNTGKGILPTPKTTDKGGYSPTSTKGSYSSKGAKMPKVEIPDFNGENPRNFIRKCEKYFRFYSIAEEEQIEIATMRFGDIADNWLQGWVSDQTNSSWSQFSKDLCERFGEKSSMEIVAEFNKLQQGAESVVCYQERFEQLKAIMQKFNPGLSESYFISSFISGLSEELRAMLMVHRPITLNQAFTQAKYQEQSFEVVLRRHKLIPGKITTGKSSYPISFPSPKPTILQQKEETNKDSGGKTNTWEQRKAAGLCFKCGDRFSPGHQCKNKTLLAMEANIDDIVQEELTCEETEGENLKGELSLAAVTGQKSPNTLRIKGNIHGVPVVILLDTGSTHSFMNAGIAARVQAAIVTTATLSVTVANGEQILSQTVCQGMKWNMQGQEYAFDLRVLTVVGYDIVLGVDWMIMYNPLLFDFVGMTLTFNRDGNEVKLQGIQDQGELHCVSGKKMTRLIKEGGALLPAQLFSIKITEPTVENQLNTGIAEPVQALLQQYETIFATPTALPPERSHDHAINLLPNTKPVNIRPYHHNYFQKTEIEKQVKEMLNTGVIQCSHSPFASPVLLVKKKDGTWRFCVDYRQLNEMTVKDKFPIPVIDDLLDELNGARFFSKIDLRAGYHQIRVRVEDVYKTAFRTHHGHYEFKVMPFGLTNAPATFQSLMNQIFGPYLRQFILVFFDDILIYSRTLEEHLNHLKKVFDILSEHKLFAKQSKCSFAQTRVEYLGHVIDENGVHTDPSKIEVMQNWPVPTNLKSLRGFLGLTGYYRKFIYQYGAIARPLTNLLKKDAFEWSNEAQQAFVELKKAMGSAPVLALPDFAKTFVLETDASSTGIGAVLMQDGRPIAFMSKPLSQRNQGLSIYEKELLAIIQAVQKWRHYLDCGEFIIKTDQEAIKHSCNGLIYIQMRAHGRI; from the coding sequence ATGACAATCAAGGAATTAGAAACCCAATTTCAACAATTATCTGCTAATCTCGCTGAACAGTCTACAATCATGAAGCAAGTAGTGGAGAATCAGCAACGATCAACCAAACGGATGGAAGATCTTGAATCCAAGTTCACGTTATTGATGGATCAAATCTCGCAAAATAGAGACTCACCTGCTGCTGTTACCGTTAACACAATAGCTTCAGGATCTGAGATTCAATCCAATACAGGTAAAGGAATTTTACCTACACCCAAAACAACCGACAAAGGAGGATACAGCCCGACCTCTACAAAGGGTAGCTACTCCTCTAAGGGAGCAAAAATGCCCAAGGTGGAAATCCCAGATTTTAATGGTGAGAACCCAAGGAACTTTATTCGGAAATGTGAAAAATACTTTCGGTTTTATAGTAttgcagaagaagaacagaTTGAGATTGCGACGATGCGATTTGGTGATATAGCTGACAATTGGCTTCAAGGATGGGTCAGCGATCAAACCAATTCCTCATGGTCTCAGTTTTCCAAAGATTTGTGTGAAAGGTTTGGAGAGAAATCAAGCATGGAAATCGTGGCTGAGTTTAACAAACTGCAGCAGGGCGCTGAATCTGTGGTATGTTATCAAGAGAGGTTTGAGCAACTGAAGGCAATAATGCAGAAATTCAATCCTGGGCTATCGGAATCATACTTTATTTCGAGCTTTATAAGTGGGTTGAGTGAGGAACTCAGAGCTATGTTAATGGTACACAGACCAATCACCTTGAATCAGGCTTTCACTCAAGCAAAATATCAGGAGCAATCGTTTGAAGTTGTCCTTAGGAGGCATAAACTGATTCCGGGTAAGATTACTACGGGGAAGTCAAGCTATCCTATCAGTTTTCCATCGCCAAAACCCACAATCCTGCAACAGAAAGAAGAAACTAATAAGGATTCGGGAGGGAAGACCAATACATGGGAACAAAGAAAAGCTGCCGggttatgttttaaatgtggtgATAGGTTCAGCCCTGGACATCAGTGCAAGAACAAGACGCTCTTGGCTATGGAAGCCAATATAGATGACATTGTTCAAGAAGAACTTACCTGTGAGGAAACCGAAGGAGAAAATCTCAAAGGAGAACTGTCACTCGCGGCGGTAACAGGTCAGAAATCGCCCAATACGCTGAGGATCAAGGGAAACATTCATGGAGTTCCTGTGGTAATCTTGTTAGACACGGGCAGCACCCATAGTTTCATGAATGCTGGGATAGCTGCGAGAGTACAGGCAGCTATTGTCACGACAGCTACTCTTTCGGTCACAGTAGCTAATGGAGAACAAATACTCAGCCAAACAGTATGTCAGGGAATGAAATGGAATATGCAGGGACAGGAGTACGCCTTTGATTTACGGGTTCTTACAGTGGTTGGGTATGATATTGTATTAGGAGTGGATTGGATGATCATGTATAATCCTTTGCTTTTTGATTTTGTGGGCATGACTCTTACTTTCAACAGAGATGGGAATGAGGTTAAATTACAGGGCATCCAAGACCAAGGAGAGCTGCATTGTGTGAGTGGGAAGAAGATGACAAGGCTTATCAAAGAAGGGGGAGCGTTACTACCTGCTCAGCTATTCTCCATCAAAATTACAGAACCCACGGTGGAAAATCAGTTGAACACCGGAATAGCAGAACCAGTTCAGGCATTATTGCAGCAATATGAGACCATTTTCGCAACACCTACGGCTCTGCCTCCGGAAAGATCACATGACCATGCTATTAATCTCCTGCCCAACACAAAACCTGTTAACATAAGACCTTATCACCACAACTATTTTCAGAAAACGGAAATAGAAAAACAGGTAAAAGAAATGCTCAACACTGGAGTGATTCAATGTAGTCACAGTCCTTTCGCTTCTCCAGTCCTGTTAGTTAAGAAGAAAGATGGAACTTGGCGTTTTTGCGTGGATTATAGACAATTGAATGAGATGACAGTCAAAGATAAATTTCCAATACCTGTCATAGATGATCTACTGGATGAATTAAATGGAGCAAGATTCTTCAGCAAAATCGACTTGCGAGCCGGTTACCATCAAATTCGAGTAAGAGTGGAAGATGTTTACAAAACAGCATTCCGAACTCATCATGGGCACTACGAATTTAAGGTAATGCCTTTCGGCTTGACTAATGCTCCTGCTACCTTCCAATCCTTGATGAACCAAATCTTTGGGCCTTATTTGAGGCAGTTTATTCTAGTCTTCTTCGATGATATTTTGATATATAGCAGAACTCTTGAGGAGCACTTAAACCATCTAAAGAAAGTCTTTGACATACTTAGTGAACACAAGTTGTTTGCCAAACAGTCAAAATGTTCCTTTGCTCAGACTAGAGTTGAATACTTGGGTCATGTAATTGATGAAAACGGTGTACACACAGACCCCAGTAAAATAGAGGTTATGCAGAATTGGCCAGTACCAACAAATCTCAAGAGTTtgaggggatttttggggttaACGGGCTACTATCGGAAGTTCATCTATCAGTATGGGGCTATAGCTAGGCCATTGACCAATCTTCTCAAGAAAGACGCGTTTGAATGGTCGAATGAAGCACAACAGGCTTTTGTTGAACTGAAGAAGGCTATGggttcagcaccagttttagctcttcCTGACTTTGCTAAAACGTTCGTGCTTGAGACTGATGCAAGCAGTACTGGTATTGGCGCGGTTCTAATGCAAGACGGTAGGCCGATAGCATTTATGAGCAAACCATTGAGCCAACGAAATCAGGGGCTGTCCATTTATGAAAAAGAATTGTTAGCCATCATACAAGCCGTGCAGAAGTGGAGGCACTATCTTGACTGTGGAGAGTTCATAATTAAGACCGATCAAGAGGCAATCAAGCACTCGTGCAATGGGTTAATCTACATCCAGATGAGAGCACATGGGAGGATTTGA
- the LOC110607520 gene encoding PI-PLC X-box domain-containing protein DDB_G0293730 — protein sequence MGSQVSKQIARRKAISTEKKALYDLHENSGETYPGSDYRPADRKNWMGGLNPDKVHINKIVWPGTHDSATNKIGIPMISRPFAQCQKLSIYQQLCTGTRVLDIRVQEDRRVCHGILKTYSVDVVINDVKKFLSETQSEIIILEIRTEFGHEDPADFDKYLEEQFGEYLIHQDDHVFSKTIAELLPKRIICIWKPRKSPQPKHGDPLWSAGYLKDNWIDTDLPSTKFESNIKHLSEQQPASSRKIFYRVENTVTPQPDNPIVCVKPVTGRIHGYARMFITQCFSKGCADKLQIFSTDFIDEDFVDACVGLTHARIEGKA from the coding sequence ATGGGTTCTCAGGTCTCCAAACAGATAGCCAGGCGTAAAGCCATCTCAACTGAGAAGAAAGCTCTCTATGATTTGCATGAGAATTCTGGCGAGACATACCCTGGTTCTGATTACCGTCCTGCAGACAGAAAGAATTGGATGGGTGGTCTCAATCCTGACAAAGTtcatataaacaaaattgtgtGGCCTGGAACTCATGATTCTGCTACTAACAAGATTGGCATCCCAATGATTTCTCGTCCTTTTGCTCAATGCCAAAAGTTGTCTATCTATCAACAGCTTTGCACAGGCACCAGAGTTCTTGATATTCGTGTTCAGGAGGATCGCCGGGTCTGCCATGGAATCTTGAAAACTTACAGTGTCGATGTTGTCATTAATGATGTTAAGAAGTTCTTGTCAGAGACTCAATCAGAGATTATAATTCTTGAAATCAGGACAGAGTTTGGACATGAAGATCCTGCAGATTTTGACAAGTACTTGGAGGAACAGTTTGGAGAATATCTGATTCATCAGGATGATCATGTTTTTAGCAAGACAATTGCAGAGTTGTTGCCCAAGAGAATAATCTGTATATGGAAGCCAAGAAAATCTCCGCAGCCGAAACATGGTGACCCGTTGTGGAGTGCTGGGTATCTGAAAGATAACTGGATTGATACAGATTTGCCATCAACGAAGTTTGAGAGCAACATCAAGCATTTGAGCGAGCAACAGCCAGCTTCATCGAGGAAAATTTTTTACAGGGTAGAAAACACAGTGACTCCACAGCCAGATAATCCAATAGTCTGTGTTAAACCAGTTACAGGAAGAATCCATGGATATGCAAGGATGTTTATAACACAGTGCTTCTCTAAAGGATGTGCAGATAAATTGCAGATCTTCTCTACAGATTTTATAGATGAGGATTTTGTGGATGCGTGTGTGGGATTAACACATGCAAGAATTGAAGGGAAGGCTTAA